Proteins co-encoded in one Conger conger chromosome 4, fConCon1.1, whole genome shotgun sequence genomic window:
- the bhlhe22 gene encoding class E basic helix-loop-helix protein 22 has protein sequence MDRRMSLNGAGDIFHKTLTAVSNKKMDSFKTAAGIDLPSRDRQSPINCFDHTDSDQMQPGGLAVGRGGPLGLPTGSLCVKYGESGNRTSAAESSGGEQSQDDDSDDRCDMVLMADGRTAASGGKTEGGKKNKEQKTLRLNINARERRRMHDLNDALDELRAVIPYAHSPSVRKLSKIATLLLAKNYILMQAQALDEMRRLVAYLNQGQAISAASLPATTALTPGLGAYEPPTGYPFPTGVAASSCPDKCALFNNVTSSLCKQCTDKP, from the coding sequence ATGGACAGGAGAATGAGCTTGAACGGAGCAGGAGACATTTTCCACAAAACTCTGACCGCTGTGTCTAATAAAAAAATGGACTCGTTCAAAACAGCTGCTGGTATTGATCTTCCCTCCAGGGACCGCCAATCGCCGATCAACTGTTTCGATCATACTGACTCGGATCAGATGCAGCCTGGGGGACTGGCAGTAGGTCGAGGAGGGCCACTGGGTCTACCGACCGGATCTTTGTGCGTGAAGTACGGAGAAAGTGGAAACAGGACTTCGGCGGCAGAGAGTAGCGGTGGGGAGCAGAGTCAAGATGATGACAGCGACGACAGGTGTGACATGGTTCTGATGGCAGACGGTAGGACAGCAGCATCAGGGGGTAAAACTGAAGGaggtaagaaaaataaagagcAGAAAACACTGAGGCTGAACATCAACGCCCGGGAGAGAAGGCGGATGCACGACCTGAACGACGCACTCGATGAACTGAGAGCGGTGATCCCTTATGCTCACAGTCCCTCGGTAAGAAAACTCTCCAAAATCGCCACTTTGCTACTAGCCAAAAATTACATCCTCATGCAAGCGCAGGCGCTGGATGAAATGAGACGGCTGGTTGCTTATCTCAACCAGGGCCAGGCGATATCTGCGGCTTCCCTGCCAGCGACGACAGCTCTAACCCCGGGTTTGGGCGCCTATGAGCCACCGACTGGGTACCCCTTCCCCACAGGAGTCGCAGCCTCCTCCTGTCCCGACAAATGTGCCCTTTTCAACAACGTCACCTCCAGCCTCTGCAAACAGTGCACTGATAAGCCTTAA